GCCATTTCCAACTTAGAACAAGCCGGAATTTCTATCTCCCTTCCCTGCTTATCTAAAAACACCGCTTGATTATTATCACTCCCAAAACCACTATCAACTTTATCAATAGGATTCGCTACAATTGCATCTAATTTCTTCCTTTGCAATTTCTCTTTCGCAGGAGTAATAATATCCCCTGTTTGTGCTGCAAAACCAATTAAATATTGATGGGGTTGTTTGCGATTTCCGATTTCAGCCACAATATCCGGTACTGCTGTTAGAGGTAAATTTTCTGGAAGCGATCGCTTGGGCAATTTTTCGCTACTATAATCTTTAGGCTTTACATCTGCAACTGCGGCTGACATGATAATTATATCTGCATTGGCTAAATGCTCTAACATTACCTGCTGCATTTGGTCCGCACTCACAATCGCAATTGCTTCTACTCCCAAAGGTACATCCCAACTCCCAGGACAATGGACTAATATTACCTTTGCTCCTCGGTGCAGTGCAGCCTGTGCCAATGCTAAACCCATTTTACCAGTTGAGGGATTGCCAATAAAGCGCACCGGATCTAAATATTCTCTTGTTCCCCCAGCACTGATTAAAACCTGTTTCCCCATTAAATCTCGTTTTCCTTGGGTGTGTAATAAAGATTGAATATAAACAAATATTTGGCCGGGTTCTGCCATTCTACCAGTTCCAATGCGATCGCACGCTAATAACCCCGAACCAGTTTCCATACCATAAAATCTATTATCTGTCAATAACTGCCGCCAATTTCTTTGTACCGCCACCTGTTCCCACATATCCGTATTCATCGCTGGTGCTAACAACACCGGACAGGTAGAAGCGAGAATAGTATTTGTTAGTAAATTATCCGCCATACCATAAGCTAACTTCGCCAAAGTATTAGCCGTTAAAGGCGCAATCACAATTAAATCAGCCCATTCACCCAATTCAATATGTAAAGGACGAGAATAGATTGGTTGCCAAAAATCATCATCTGTATAAGCTTGATGACGAGATAAAGTGGCTAAAGTTAAAGGAGTAATAAATTTTTGGGCAGAATTAGTGAGAATAACCCGCACTTCTACCCCAGACTTAAATAGTGTGGATACTAATTCACAAACTTTATAGGCGGCAATACCACCGCCTACACAGACAAGAACTTTTTTAGTTAAATTTGTGGATAATGGCATTATTTTTTGATTTTAATTAAAATTCAATCACGGACTTGATCACAAGGAATGGGAAATCCATGATAGGTTGGATAACCTTGTTCATCAAAAAAATCACCATCTGGAAGAAATACATAACACTGATCAGTTTTCTTGTGATATCCATAACGTTTTTTACTATTTTTATTACTACTAGGTACAGAACTATTTAAAACTTTTTGAGCTTCTTCATCTGTTAAATCCATAGGAGTACCTCTTTCCCAATGACCTACAAGATCATGTTTATTAGAGGAAATCTTATAACAAGGGCATATTTTTCTAGCCTGTTTAATTTCAGTTAAATTATTGATTATTCGAGTTTCTTTGGAATTTGTACCTTCTTGAAATTCAACTTCGATATTTTCTTGAACAAAATCAGGATTATTTTGTAAACTAATTAATATTCCTGGAAGTTTAGCAGCACCAGCTAATGAACTCGATGAAACATCTTTTTGTTGATAAAAACATTGACAATCATCTATTAAATATTTATAATCTGTATCTATATAAGGTCCCTTACTTAAAAGCTTAAGTAAAATTTCTAGTTTTGTTTGTTTCTTTGTTTCTTCATCTGTTTGTACGTTTGATTTTTGCCCTTTAATTTGGCTAAAAAGCCATTCGCGTACCGTTAAATTTAAACATAGTTTTTGATAAGTAAAACTACTATGAGTTAGGATTGGATCATCATTTGCAATATCCTTTATCTCATAAATAATTTCAAGAATATTATTCATTAATTCATCTGCTTCGTATTTATTTATAGCTTGTCCAATAAAAGAAAGCTCATTAATTAAAAAGTGCATTGATGGTAGAACCTCGTTTATAGTAAATCCATTAAATCTTTTTCAGCTTGATCAAAAAAGCCATCAGGCCATTTATCAATTCCCCCGCTTTGATAAATTCTGGGAGTAATAATTTCTGTGGTTGGTTGTCCTTTTTTTAAATACCTTTCAAAATAGTTAATTTGCACTTTCTCAGCATCAAGTTTCTTATGACGTACTGCTTTACGAATACCATTGAGAACATGATCACTATGAGTTTCTAAGATTATTTGAATACCACAATTTGCTGCCAAAGCAATTAATTCTCCCATCTTAGATTGTCCTCTAGGATGGAGATGAGCTTCTGGATTTTCTAACAAAATCAATGTATCTGAAGTAGCAGATAATATAGCTACAATAATCGGTAAAGTATAGGTAATTCCAAAACCTACATTAGTTGAACGATAGGAATTATTGTCTTCATAAGAATATTGTAAATTAACTAAATCCATTGCTGAATGCAATTCTATATCAACTCTTGTTCCAGGACTGATTTCTCCAAGCCAAGCTTCAACTTGATTTCTTAAATTATCAGACTTTATTAATTCATGTGATAGTTGATTATGTGGAATTTTTGTAAATTCATTTATAGATAAAAAATGAGCAGTAAATTCACCTTGACTTCCAATCTGTTGATGTTGTTTGACTTGAAAATCAGACATTTGGAAATAATTTCTAGGTGCTATTCTTTCTGCTTTTAAGTAATGAAATTTATCTGTAAAAAGACTTGAATTATAAATTTCCACATCAGCATTTGATAATGAAGATATTTGCATTACATCTGATTGACTATCATAATTGAAAACCCAAGTACCTTTAATATTATTATTCATGAAAATTTCAAAAGTGATTGAATCTTCCTTTGCTCTCTTACAAAGAGCATCTTTGGCTGTGCCTATAGAGACTAAATCACCATTTAGTGCTAAACCTACATTATCTAATAAATTCTGTTGAGAGGATTGACGTAGTAGTAATAGAGATTGAAGTAAGGAAGATTTACCAGTGCTATTTAGTCCAGCAAGTAATGTTAATGGTTTTAAAGAAAAAGACTGATTTTCAAATGGTTTAAAATTTTTTAAAGTCAAAGAACTTAACATGATAAAACCTCTTGAACTATTTCATTAACTTTTTCAAAACGATACTGAACTTTACTCGATGCTTGAGATACCGATTTCAGGAAATCAGGATCTTCTGCCATTTTTTGTTTAAATTTATCGTTCAAAATTTCTTGATGATTGATTAATTTTTCAATATCTTGAGAATTCAATTTACCGAAAGTAACTGACCATGCTTCAAAAAGAGATTTATTAACAGGTGATCTTTGAGATTTAGATTTACGAAAAGCGAAATCTCCAAAAATATCATAACTTGCCCTCATTGCTATATTAAAATTATGTTCTATTTTTTCTATTAACTTATAATCTATTTTATTTAATTGTTTCATTGACTCATATAAAAAATATTTGCGTCCTTTGCGGACTGGATAATCTTCATACTTATTTAAAGTAAAAGCTATAAAGCCGAGTATAAATTCATGGTCATCCATCCGTTGTTTTTTCTTTGGACTTAAATTTGTTACTCTTTTAAATTCTGGTAAATTAGCTAGTTTTTTCAGAATTTCTATTGCTTGTCCAGGGTTCATTGCTTGACGAAGTTCTTGAGGATTAAGAGGCAATCCTCCAGTGTTAACTCTTTCAAAAATATTATATTTTACTTCAGAAGGAGTTCCAGGTTCAATTAGATAAACTGTTAATTCAGTTTCATCTATTCGTCTTTGATAATGACGAGGTAAATCATCATATTTATTCTTTTCTAAGTCTGTTAAAAATTGTAATCCTGTTAATTTGAGAGATTTATCTATAATAAAACTTTTGAATGTACTAATTCTTTGTAAACCATCTATAATAATCCATTTATCATCATCCGTTGCATCTATATAAAATGCTGGAAGTGGAATCCGAATTAAAAGAGATTCAATTAAGCGACTTTTAGCTTTAGGTGTCCAAATATCAGATTGTCGCTGAAAATCAGTAGCTAAATCAATTTCATCATGTTGAATTCTTTTAAGTAGCAGATCCATTGTCATAGGTTTAGTTTTAACCCTAATCTTTGTTGGATCAAATGGTTCTAGATTTTCATCTTCATCTTGTTCAAAATTAGAATCTTCATCTAATTCATTTTCTTGATCTAATAATTCCATCTGTTGATTATTGAGTTTATTTGTTACCATTATGACAACTATTTCTAAAAATTTACTTAGGC
The window above is part of the Dolichospermum sp. DET69 genome. Proteins encoded here:
- the coaBC gene encoding bifunctional phosphopantothenoylcysteine decarboxylase/phosphopantothenate--cysteine ligase CoaBC encodes the protein MPLSTNLTKKVLVCVGGGIAAYKVCELVSTLFKSGVEVRVILTNSAQKFITPLTLATLSRHQAYTDDDFWQPIYSRPLHIELGEWADLIVIAPLTANTLAKLAYGMADNLLTNTILASTCPVLLAPAMNTDMWEQVAVQRNWRQLLTDNRFYGMETGSGLLACDRIGTGRMAEPGQIFVYIQSLLHTQGKRDLMGKQVLISAGGTREYLDPVRFIGNPSTGKMGLALAQAALHRGAKVILVHCPGSWDVPLGVEAIAIVSADQMQQVMLEHLANADIIIMSAAVADVKPKDYSSEKLPKRSLPENLPLTAVPDIVAEIGNRKQPHQYLIGFAAQTGDIITPAKEKLQRKKLDAIVANPIDKVDSGFGSDNNQAVFLDKQGREIEIPACSKLEMAHYLFDFVV
- a CDS encoding DUF3696 domain-containing protein translates to MLSSLTLKNFKPFENQSFSLKPLTLLAGLNSTGKSSLLQSLLLLRQSSQQNLLDNVGLALNGDLVSIGTAKDALCKRAKEDSITFEIFMNNNIKGTWVFNYDSQSDVMQISSLSNADVEIYNSSLFTDKFHYLKAERIAPRNYFQMSDFQVKQHQQIGSQGEFTAHFLSINEFTKIPHNQLSHELIKSDNLRNQVEAWLGEISPGTRVDIELHSAMDLVNLQYSYEDNNSYRSTNVGFGITYTLPIIVAILSATSDTLILLENPEAHLHPRGQSKMGELIALAANCGIQIILETHSDHVLNGIRKAVRHKKLDAEKVQINYFERYLKKGQPTTEIITPRIYQSGGIDKWPDGFFDQAEKDLMDLL
- a CDS encoding DUF262 domain-containing protein, giving the protein MVTNKLNNQQMELLDQENELDEDSNFEQDEDENLEPFDPTKIRVKTKPMTMDLLLKRIQHDEIDLATDFQRQSDIWTPKAKSRLIESLLIRIPLPAFYIDATDDDKWIIIDGLQRISTFKSFIIDKSLKLTGLQFLTDLEKNKYDDLPRHYQRRIDETELTVYLIEPGTPSEVKYNIFERVNTGGLPLNPQELRQAMNPGQAIEILKKLANLPEFKRVTNLSPKKKQRMDDHEFILGFIAFTLNKYEDYPVRKGRKYFLYESMKQLNKIDYKLIEKIEHNFNIAMRASYDIFGDFAFRKSKSQRSPVNKSLFEAWSVTFGKLNSQDIEKLINHQEILNDKFKQKMAEDPDFLKSVSQASSKVQYRFEKVNEIVQEVLSC